The following coding sequences are from one Epinephelus fuscoguttatus linkage group LG7, E.fuscoguttatus.final_Chr_v1 window:
- the gpr173 gene encoding probable G-protein coupled receptor 173, with amino-acid sequence MGGGAFGMANGNESSDGPAGPMAAVVATAGGMVAESPSSAVSTYIKLVLLGLIICISLVGNLVVSLLVLRDRALHKAPYYFLLDLCLADTIRSAICFPFVLVSIKNGSAWTYSVLSCKVVAFMAVLFCFHAAFMLFCISVTRYMAIAHHRFYSKRMTFWTCVAVVCMVWTLSVAMAFPPVFDVGTYKFIREEDQCIFEHRYFKANDTLGFMLMLAVLILATHVVYMKLLLFEYKHRKMKPVQMVPAISQNWTFHGPGATGQAAANWIAGFGRGPMPPTLLGIRQNLHNQNRRLLGMEEFKAEKQLGRMFYVITLLFLVLWSPYIVACYWRVFVKACTIPHRYLSTTVWMSFAQAGVNPIVCFFLNKDLKKGLLSHLPACCRTKPHLPREPYCVM; translated from the coding sequence ATGGGTGGTGGGGCATTTGGGATGGCGAATGGAAATGAGAGCAGCGATGGGCCTGCTGGACCCATGGCAGCAGTGGTGGCTACTGCAGGAGGTATGGTAGCAGAGAGTCCTTCCTCTGCTGTCTCTACCTATATCAAACTGGTGCTACTAGGGTTGATCATCTGCATCAGCCTGGTGGGCAACCTGGTGGTGTCTTTGCTTGTGCTGCGGGACCGGGCCCTGCACAAGGCACCTTACTACTTCCTGCTGGACCTGTGCCTGGCAGACACCATTCGCTCAGCCATCTGCTTCCCCTTTGTGCTGGTGTCTATAAAGAACGGCTCAGCCTGGACCTACAGCGTGCTGAGCTGCAAGGTGGTGGCCTTCATGGCAGTGCTCTTCTGCTTCCATGCCGCCTTTATGCTGTTCTGCATCAGTGTAACACGTTACATGGCCATTGCACACCACCGCTTTTACTCAAAGCGCATGACATTCTGGACATGTGTGGCTGTGGTGTGTATGGTGTGGACACTGTCTGTGGCAATGGCTTTCCCACCAGTATTTGATGTGGGCACCTACAAATTTATTCGCGAGGAAGACCAGTGCATCTTTGAGCATCGCTACTTTAAGGCTAATGATACACTAGGCTTCATGCTAATGCTGGCTGTGCTCATTCTAGCCACACATGTCGTCTATATGAAGTTACTTCTCTTTGAATACAAGCATCGTAAGATGAAGCCAGTCCAGATGGTACCAGCCATCAGTCAGAACTGGACCTTCCATGGGCCGGGGGCTACAGGCCAAGCAGCAGCCAACTGGATTGCAGGCTTTGGCAGGGGCCCGATGCCGCCGACTCTGCTGGGAATTCGGCAAAACTTGCACAACCAGAACCGGCGCCTGTTGGGCATGGAGGAGTTCAAAGCAGAGAAGCAGCTTGGCAGGATGTTCTATGTGATCACCCTACTGTTCCTGGTGCTCTGGTCTCCCTACATAGTTGCTTGCTATTGGAGGGTGTTTGTCAAGGCTTGCACAATACCACACCGGTACCTCTCCACAACTGTGTGGATGAGTTTCGCTCAAGCCGGGGTCAACCCTATTGTCTGTTTCTTCCTTAACAAAGACTTGAAGAAAGGGCTCCTTTCCCACCTACCAGCCTGCTGCAGGACTAAACCTCATCTGCCACGAGAGCCTTATTGTGTCATGTAA
- the LOC125891523 gene encoding uncharacterized protein LOC125891523 encodes MKTRPMYCRLNMNAPVLQIFFDDRDTRQDFRLSRESLAVLLDLLHQERRHGWGATIETLVLLFWLASGTSYRVVSRMFGMPCSTVHRIVHRVTEEVVAIRHRVIYLPKTTDDLAAVTQRFAGLARHRAFLKAAGAIDGCHVRIKPPSSSDGQCYRNRKLFASIILQAVCDHLGRFIDMYVGWPGSVHDSRVLRHSPLYRRAIYPPPGYFILADGGYPCLQHPLPLITPYKRPVQGVGAQRFNSHHSRAHSIIERAFGMMKTRFRAIFLQALEVHHTFVPQVITACAVLHNICLGAGDIMAPEDEVQDDMPEDEGENGLEAVSGAPWWNQLSAEVSALKEGVLDHDYL; translated from the exons ATGAAG ACAAGGCCGATGTACTGCCGCCTTAATATGAATGCTCCGGttctacaaatattttttgatgaTCGTGACACCCGACAAGATTTCAGGCTGAGCAGAGAGTCCCTGGCGGTGCTGCTGGACCTTCTCCACCAGGAAAGACGACATGGATGGGGTGCCACAATAGAGACCTTGGTCCTTCTCTTTTGGCTGGCAAGTGGGACATCATACAGGGTGGTTTCAAGGATGTTTGGGATGCCTTGCTCCACTGTTCACCGCATCGTTCATCGAGTTACTGAGGAGGTGGTGGCCATTCGCCACAGGGTCATCTACCTCCCCAAGACCACTGACGACCTGGCGGCAGTAACTCAGAGGTTTGCAGGGCTGGCAAGACACAGAGCTTTTCTAAAAGCTGCTGGAGCAATCGACGGCTGCCATGTCAGGATCAAGCCACCAAGCAGCTCTGATGGTCAGTGCTATAGGAATCGCAAACTGTTTGCTTCTATAATCCTGCAAGCAGTTTGTGACCATCTGGGCCGCTTCATTGACATGTACGTGGGCTGGCCGGGGTCGGTGCATGACTCCAGGGTACTCCGGCACAGCCCACTGTACAGGCGGGCCATCTACCCTCCTCCAGGGTACTTCATCTTGGCAGACGGTGGGTATCCGTGCCTCCAACATCCACTCCCCCTCATCACTCCCTACAAGCGGCCGGTACAAGGTGTGGGAGCCCAGCGCTTCAACAGCCATCATTCCAGGGCACACTCCATCATAGAGCGTGCCTTTGGGATGATGAAGACGAGGTTTAGGGCGATCTTCCTCCAAGCACTGGAGGTGCACCACACCTTTGTGCCTCAG GTCATAACAGCATGTGCCGTCCTGCACAACATCTGCCTGGGTGCTGGTGACATCATGGCCCCAGAGGATGAAGTGCAGGACGACATGCCGGAGGATGAGGGGGAGAACGGGTTGGAGGCAGtcagtggtgctccatggtggAACCAGCTGTCTGCCGAGGTGTCTGCCCTGAAGGAGGGTGTCCTTGACCATGATTACCTTTAG